The nucleotide sequence CGGCTTTGAACTAAACTACGAAACTATACAAGCAATCTTTTTAAACCGGTTTTTTATTTTTCCGCCCGAAAACAAAATAGAATCATATTTTCTAATTAATGTTGAAAACAACAAAACATTAAGTGCAACCGGAATTTTTTCCGGAATGAACATAAGCCACAATACAATTTTTTCCGAAAACAACTTTATAATTTATGAAAATAATTTAAAACTGTTTAATAAAAACCAATCGTTGAATATTGCCTATTCAAACTTTCAACCTTTAAATAAAAAAGAATTTCCGAATACAATTCAAATTATTATTAAAGATGCTGTAAATTTATCAATGTTTAATATTTCTTATAAAAACATTAAAATTAACGAAACAATAAAAGCGTCCTTTAAAATACCCGAAAATTTTAAACGCGTGAAATTTGAATAAAAAAACCATCATATATGCGAGCATAATTTTTCTTTTCTTTTGTTTTTCAAAAAAAACATTTGCCCAATCTAAATTAGAAAAAGCAGAAAAGGAATTAAACAAAGCAAGAAATTTATTAAAATCTCTTGATAAAAAATCTACAAGAACATTCACAAAATTTAAAATAAGAAAAAAACAAATTGAGCTTCAAGAAAACTTATTAAAAAACATAAAAATAGAAATTAGTAACTTAGAAAAAGAAATTGAAAAAAACACCGAAAGAAAAGAAGAATTGCAAAAAGAAATTAAAAGACTTCAATCTGAATACGAAGAATTAAT is from Bacteroidales bacterium and encodes:
- a CDS encoding DUF4292 domain-containing protein, producing the protein MKKTNIFIILTLLFSSCGIFKKSVQPEDKYDNSFIEKIKVQTALDSIQKHYPKIETFYCGFTGNYEKKDQKLPLKGLIKIKTDEFIWISVRPVMGIEISRILITQDSIKVIDKIKNEYFAENINYLKSKVGFELNYETIQAIFLNRFFIFPPENKIESYFLINVENNKTLSATGIFSGMNISHNTIFSENNFIIYENNLKLFNKNQSLNIAYSNFQPLNKKEFPNTIQIIIKDAVNLSMFNISYKNIKINETIKASFKIPENFKRVKFE